From Blattabacterium cuenoti, the proteins below share one genomic window:
- a CDS encoding dihydrolipoamide acetyltransferase family protein: MAKYNLTLPSMGESIAEATIIRWLKNEGDYVKKEDILVEIATDKIDTEISSPVNGILKKKLFSSNEVAKVGSSIAIIETENQLSKGYKRFYSPLVRTIAHKEGLSLSELESIVGTGYKNRVSKKDIIEYIHLKKCNKIIYPNYVTFSKKNKKDSILYHKAEEEEIVEMDRIRKITASNMIKSKNISAHVTSFVEADVTNIVKWRDKIKDIFQKKTGKKLTLMSVFVECVVKAIKDHPLINISVHGTNIIKKRNIHIGLATALPNGNLIVPVIKNADSYSLGSLIKIINDLIKRARSNQLKPDETKGGTYTISNIGSFGNLFGTPIIHQPQVAIMAIGLIQKKLSIIESPEGDFIGIRHKVYLSHSYDHRVIDGVLGGGFAKKVALYLEKFNCYTKII, from the coding sequence ATGGCCAAGTATAATTTGACCCTTCCATCCATGGGGGAAAGTATAGCTGAGGCTACCATCATTCGTTGGTTAAAAAACGAAGGAGATTATGTAAAAAAAGAAGACATTTTAGTAGAAATTGCTACAGATAAAATAGATACTGAGATTTCTTCTCCTGTAAACGGAATATTGAAAAAAAAATTGTTTTCTTCAAATGAAGTAGCTAAGGTAGGAAGTTCTATTGCCATTATAGAAACAGAAAATCAATTAAGTAAAGGCTATAAACGTTTTTATTCTCCTTTAGTTAGAACTATAGCTCATAAGGAAGGATTAAGTTTATCTGAATTAGAATCTATAGTAGGGACTGGATATAAGAATAGAGTAAGTAAAAAGGATATTATAGAATATATTCATTTAAAAAAATGTAATAAAATTATTTATCCTAATTATGTCACTTTTTCTAAAAAAAATAAAAAAGATTCTATTCTTTATCATAAAGCAGAAGAAGAAGAAATAGTTGAGATGGATAGAATTCGTAAGATAACAGCTTCTAACATGATCAAAAGCAAAAATATATCTGCACATGTGACTTCTTTTGTAGAAGCAGATGTGACAAATATTGTAAAATGGAGAGATAAAATAAAAGATATTTTCCAAAAAAAAACAGGAAAAAAATTAACATTAATGTCTGTTTTTGTAGAATGTGTAGTTAAAGCAATAAAGGATCATCCCTTGATTAATATTTCTGTTCATGGAACTAATATTATCAAGAAAAGAAATATTCATATAGGATTAGCAACTGCATTACCTAATGGAAATTTGATAGTTCCTGTTATTAAAAATGCAGATTCCTATAGTTTAGGAAGTTTAATAAAAATTATTAATGATTTAATAAAAAGAGCTAGATCTAATCAATTAAAACCTGATGAAACTAAAGGTGGAACTTATACTATTAGTAATATAGGTAGCTTTGGTAATCTTTTTGGAACACCAATAATACATCAGCCACAGGTTGCTATTATGGCTATAGGTTTAATACAGAAAAAATTATCCATAATAGAATCTCCAGAAGGTGATTTTATTGGAATAAGGCATAAAGTTTATCTGTCTCATTCTTATGATCATAGAGTAATTGATGGAGTTTTAGGTGGAGGATTTGCAAAAAAAGTAGCGTTATATTTAGAAAAATTCAATTGTTATACAAAAATAATATGA
- the rodA gene encoding rod shape-determining protein RodA has protein sequence MNLYSVSYEKAEKQIIWIVLSFCCIFIVFLFKPIHYKYFSPFFFLFTLLLLIGVFFFGKNINGSKSWYVFGPISFQPSELSKISTSLMISHIMSQENSDIKKNKKTLLYIIITLLLPMILIFLQPDPGSSIVFFSFILTLYREGLSIFFLFYAFVSIFLFFLSLNISSWIIIFFLFTIFLLFLFLKKKRSINDIFFYFIFFIFFSIFVFISPFFYQNFLKKHHKDRINILFKNEFDKKYRENVGYNLLYSKTAIGSGKFFGKGYKKGTITKGKFVPEQHTDYIFCTVGEEWGFIGSVTLIVFYLLFISRIYFLSERQKNIFGRIFGYSVGNIFFIHFIINLGMVMGLFPTIGIVLPFFSYGGSSLWSFTILLFIFIRLDLSNQTSLL, from the coding sequence ATGAATCTATATTCTGTTTCTTATGAAAAAGCGGAAAAACAGATAATATGGATAGTATTGAGCTTTTGCTGTATTTTTATCGTTTTTTTATTTAAACCTATACATTATAAATATTTTTCTCCATTTTTTTTCTTGTTTACATTACTTCTTTTAATTGGGGTTTTTTTTTTCGGTAAAAATATAAATGGATCGAAATCCTGGTATGTTTTTGGTCCTATAAGTTTTCAACCTTCCGAATTATCTAAAATATCAACATCTTTAATGATTTCTCATATTATGAGCCAAGAAAATAGCGATATTAAAAAAAATAAAAAAACTCTATTATATATAATTATAACGTTATTATTGCCAATGATTCTAATATTTCTTCAACCAGATCCAGGATCATCTATAGTCTTTTTTTCCTTTATTCTTACTCTGTATAGAGAAGGTTTATCTATATTTTTTTTATTCTATGCTTTTGTTTCAATTTTTTTATTTTTTTTATCATTAAACATATCATCTTGGATTATTATATTTTTTTTATTTACAATTTTTTTGCTTTTTTTATTTCTAAAAAAAAAAAGATCTATAAATGACATATTTTTTTACTTCATTTTTTTTATCTTTTTTTCCATTTTCGTTTTTATTTCTCCATTTTTTTATCAAAATTTTTTGAAAAAACATCATAAGGATAGAATTAATATTCTATTTAAAAATGAATTTGATAAAAAATATAGAGAAAATGTAGGATATAATCTTCTTTATTCTAAAACAGCAATTGGTTCTGGTAAATTTTTTGGAAAAGGATATAAAAAAGGAACAATTACAAAAGGTAAATTTGTTCCTGAACAACATACAGATTACATTTTCTGTACGGTAGGAGAAGAATGGGGATTCATAGGAAGTGTAACCTTAATTGTTTTTTATTTATTATTTATTAGTCGGATATATTTTTTATCAGAAAGGCAAAAAAATATTTTTGGAAGAATTTTTGGATATTCAGTTGGAAATATTTTTTTCATACATTTTATCATAAATTTAGGTATGGTTATGGGGTTATTTCCTACAATAGGAATTGTTTTACCATTTTTCAGTTACGGAGGGTCATCTCTTTGGTCTTTTACTATTTTATTATTTATTTTTATCAGATTAGATTTATCTAATCAAACTAGTTTACTATAA
- the lnt gene encoding apolipoprotein N-acyltransferase, with the protein MKFFLYSIFSGILLGLGWPTDGHPLFLFIAFIPLLYIEDHPSCKGIFIWSFLSFLIWNGRSTWWLSYARKPNGFFSVEAYLIPILINSFLMSMIFISYSFIRKKVESKRIGYLFLVCFWISFEKMHLEWELSWPWLNLGNGFSNQTEWIQWYEYTGSLGGTLWVWCVNIGFMNSIRIYHKNQNKLIFYKNILINIGIIFFLIFISNYIYITYTNENKKTADVFILQPNIDPYHEKYKISTGKLIIKIKNLIDKKKYFVKKTFIIAPETTLPGFRYGKISINKISKNKLISIFKKSIKKYPNSVFITGIESYSLYSNKEKKSKTSIPIFFKNRIQWLDIFNSIIQIGNSNDISIHHKYKLVPGVETFPYKKFLYPILGNILLNFGGIVMEHGKQNIQNVFVHPDLDIKIAPIICYESVFGEYVSKFFRKNADFIVIITNDGWWGFSQGHKQHLYYARLRAIENRKYIARSANTGVSCVINEKGEIISSLPYGKEGVLSHKIFLNRKKTFYIKNGDLFFKASFFTCILILVYTIGYRLILR; encoded by the coding sequence ATAAAATTTTTTTTATATAGTATTTTTTCAGGAATTTTATTAGGATTAGGTTGGCCTACTGATGGTCATCCTTTATTTCTATTTATAGCTTTTATTCCTCTTTTATATATAGAAGATCATCCTTCTTGTAAAGGTATTTTTATTTGGTCTTTTCTATCCTTTTTAATATGGAATGGGCGTTCTACATGGTGGCTTTCTTATGCAAGAAAACCTAATGGATTTTTTTCTGTAGAAGCTTATTTAATCCCTATTCTTATTAATTCTTTTTTGATGTCTATGATTTTTATTTCTTATTCATTTATAAGAAAAAAAGTAGAAAGCAAAAGAATAGGCTATCTTTTTTTAGTTTGTTTTTGGATATCATTTGAGAAAATGCATTTAGAATGGGAATTATCTTGGCCTTGGTTAAATTTAGGAAATGGTTTTTCTAACCAGACGGAATGGATTCAATGGTATGAATATACAGGATCTTTAGGTGGAACATTATGGGTATGGTGTGTGAATATAGGATTTATGAATTCTATAAGAATCTATCATAAAAATCAGAATAAATTAATTTTTTATAAAAATATATTAATAAATATAGGAATAATATTTTTTCTAATTTTCATTTCTAACTACATATATATAACATATACAAATGAAAACAAAAAAACAGCAGATGTTTTTATTTTACAACCAAATATTGATCCATATCATGAAAAATATAAAATATCTACGGGAAAACTAATTATAAAAATTAAAAATTTAATAGATAAGAAAAAATATTTTGTAAAAAAAACTTTTATAATAGCTCCTGAAACAACATTACCTGGATTTAGGTATGGTAAAATATCTATAAATAAGATATCTAAAAATAAATTAATTTCTATATTTAAAAAGTCTATTAAAAAATATCCAAATTCTGTGTTTATTACAGGGATAGAATCATATAGTCTTTATTCTAATAAAGAGAAGAAAAGCAAAACTTCTATTCCAATTTTTTTTAAAAATCGTATACAATGGTTAGATATTTTTAATTCAATTATTCAAATTGGAAATTCTAATGATATTAGTATTCATCATAAATATAAATTAGTTCCAGGAGTGGAAACTTTTCCTTATAAAAAATTTCTTTATCCTATATTAGGAAACATTTTACTGAATTTTGGAGGAATAGTAATGGAACATGGAAAACAGAATATACAAAATGTATTTGTACATCCTGATTTAGATATTAAAATAGCACCTATTATATGCTACGAATCTGTTTTTGGAGAATATGTTTCCAAATTTTTTAGAAAAAATGCAGATTTTATAGTTATCATCACTAATGATGGATGGTGGGGTTTTTCACAAGGGCATAAACAGCACTTATATTATGCTCGTCTTAGAGCTATTGAAAATAGGAAATATATAGCGAGATCAGCTAATACAGGAGTTTCTTGCGTTATCAATGAAAAAGGAGAAATTATTTCTTCTCTTCCATATGGAAAAGAAGGTGTTTTATCTCATAAAATTTTTCTTAATAGAAAAAAGACATTTTATATAAAAAATGGAGATTTATTTTTTAAAGCAAGTTTTTTCACTTGTATTCTAATTCTTGTGTATACAATAGGATATCGTCTTATCCTACGATAA
- the mreC gene encoding rod shape-determining protein MreC has protein sequence MREFFNFLLKWRFFLFFLLLELSAIFLSFSNSKNKLYQYIYTGSSNFIIGNIYESIYKLRQYFLLEVENQRLINENISLRHSSFSSKIKKVIKDFNEDNVVYLQQYVYTPVKIINNSIHQQENYITINKGSLDGIRIDMGIILSDGIAGIITKTSPHFSIAISLLNAKIKVNARLRKNKYFGTISWDGLNHEYVVLYDISRYSFFSNGDIVETDGKSATFPEGIPIGKVDSYKLDEDRANYIIKVKLFSNFSTIENAYVVKNLFRKEWNNIHPKEEKK, from the coding sequence ATGCGTGAATTTTTCAATTTTTTACTAAAATGGCGTTTTTTTCTTTTTTTTCTTTTGTTAGAATTATCAGCTATTTTTCTTTCTTTCTCAAATTCAAAAAATAAACTTTATCAGTATATATATACTGGATCTTCTAATTTTATTATAGGAAATATCTATGAATCTATTTATAAATTACGTCAATATTTTTTATTGGAAGTTGAAAATCAAAGATTGATAAATGAAAATATAAGTTTACGTCATTCATCTTTTTCTTCTAAAATCAAAAAAGTCATTAAAGATTTTAATGAAGATAATGTAGTTTATTTACAACAATATGTTTATACACCTGTTAAAATTATTAATAATAGCATTCATCAACAAGAAAATTATATAACTATTAATAAAGGTAGTTTAGATGGAATTAGGATAGATATGGGGATCATTTTATCTGATGGAATAGCAGGAATTATAACCAAAACATCTCCACATTTTAGTATAGCTATTTCTCTTTTGAATGCAAAAATTAAAGTTAATGCTAGACTAAGAAAAAATAAATATTTTGGGACAATTAGCTGGGATGGATTAAACCATGAATATGTTGTATTGTATGATATATCTAGATATTCTTTTTTTTCTAATGGAGATATAGTAGAAACAGATGGAAAATCTGCTACTTTTCCTGAGGGTATTCCAATTGGTAAAGTTGATTCTTATAAACTTGATGAAGATCGTGCTAATTACATAATAAAGGTGAAACTTTTTTCTAATTTTTCTACTATAGAAAATGCTTATGTTGTGAAAAATTTATTCAGAAAGGAATGGAATAATATTCATCCTAAAGAAGAAAAAAAATAA
- a CDS encoding NAD(P)H-hydrate dehydratase: MKILSLNQIKDADQYCIDNEDISSIELMERAARKCYDWIINFFDKKLKKVILLAGRGKNGGDGLSLAKMLSEHGIIVTIYELNISNNISKEFIFTKKKIIKYGIELKYINDGDPYPSFKNEGDCIIDAIFGIGLNRPINNPYWISFFHFINEKKFKYVISIDVPSGLFIEEKKDILYKRIIKSTHTLTFQVPKLPFFFPDYEDYIGKWFLLDIGWKEEYTHHMSVKNFFIDKKSIHSIYKKRKKFTHKGNYGHGLLIGGKYGMMGSMVLSAKACLRIGIGKLSVYVPSCGYQIIQTLIPEVIVVTDPKKYFISKIPTQNLSSVNTIGIGMGIGKNPETSFALETFLKKNKKKSLVIDADGINILSDRVELLSYLPEETILTPHYREFSRLYGTWINDYQKLDKIKEISIRYTIYIVLKGAHTVISTPDGELYFNSTGNPGMSTAGSGDVLTGIITGLLSQGYSPKESCLLGVYIHGLSGDLASMEKTEESIIAGDIIDYIGKSYQKIRK, translated from the coding sequence ATGAAAATTCTTTCGTTAAACCAAATAAAAGATGCAGATCAATATTGTATTGATAACGAAGATATTTCGTCCATAGAGTTAATGGAAAGAGCAGCAAGAAAATGTTATGACTGGATAATTAATTTTTTTGATAAAAAACTTAAAAAAGTTATTTTATTAGCAGGAAGAGGAAAAAATGGTGGAGATGGCCTTTCTTTAGCTAAAATGTTATCCGAACATGGAATTATAGTTACTATATATGAACTAAACATATCCAATAATATTTCCAAAGAATTTATTTTTACCAAAAAAAAAATCATAAAATACGGAATAGAGTTAAAATATATTAATGATGGAGATCCATATCCTTCTTTTAAAAATGAAGGAGATTGTATAATTGATGCTATTTTTGGAATAGGATTAAATCGTCCTATTAACAACCCTTATTGGATTTCTTTTTTTCATTTTATAAATGAAAAAAAATTTAAATATGTTATATCTATAGATGTTCCTTCTGGACTTTTTATAGAAGAAAAAAAAGATATTCTTTACAAAAGAATAATAAAATCTACTCATACCTTAACTTTTCAAGTCCCAAAACTTCCCTTTTTTTTTCCTGATTATGAAGATTATATTGGAAAATGGTTTCTATTAGATATTGGATGGAAAGAAGAGTATACACATCATATGTCCGTAAAAAATTTCTTTATAGATAAAAAAAGTATTCATTCTATATACAAAAAAAGAAAAAAGTTTACTCATAAAGGAAATTACGGTCATGGACTTCTTATAGGAGGTAAATATGGGATGATGGGTTCTATGGTCCTTTCAGCTAAAGCATGTCTTCGAATCGGTATTGGAAAATTGAGCGTATATGTCCCAAGTTGTGGATATCAAATAATCCAAACTCTTATTCCAGAAGTTATTGTAGTAACAGATCCAAAAAAATATTTTATAAGTAAAATACCTACTCAAAATCTTTCTTCTGTCAATACTATTGGAATAGGAATGGGGATAGGAAAAAATCCTGAAACTTCTTTTGCTCTAGAAACTTTTTTAAAGAAAAATAAAAAAAAATCCTTGGTAATAGACGCAGACGGAATAAATATACTATCAGATAGAGTAGAATTACTTTCTTATCTTCCTGAAGAGACTATTCTTACTCCACATTATAGAGAATTTTCTAGATTATATGGAACTTGGATTAACGATTATCAAAAACTGGATAAAATAAAAGAAATATCAATTCGATATACCATTTATATAGTATTGAAAGGTGCTCATACAGTAATTTCAACTCCTGATGGTGAACTTTATTTTAATAGCACAGGAAATCCAGGAATGTCAACAGCAGGAAGTGGAGATGTTCTTACAGGAATTATTACTGGTTTATTATCTCAAGGTTATTCACCTAAAGAATCATGTTTATTAGGAGTTTATATACATGGATTATCTGGAGATTTAGCTTCCATGGAAAAAACAGAAGAATCCATAATAGCTGGAGATATTATAGATTACATAGGTAAATCTTATCAAAAAATAAGAAAATAA
- the folK gene encoding 2-amino-4-hydroxy-6-hydroxymethyldihydropteridine diphosphokinase, whose product MKEHSVFLLQGSNKGNKRKYLDSSLTLIYKKIGRIISKSSLFACEGWNMDENTPIFYNRVLHIKTLHSPIDILKNITEIENLLGRNPKKKNLLKKYEDREIDIDILFYDRIIIKSFILTIPHPLLHFRRFILEPMCEIAPNKFHPIFHLTILEILGLCIDHCKIKKLKK is encoded by the coding sequence TTGAAAGAACATAGTGTTTTTTTATTGCAAGGGAGTAATAAAGGAAATAAAAGAAAATATCTAGATAGTTCTTTAACTCTTATTTATAAAAAAATAGGAAGGATCATTTCTAAATCTTCTCTTTTCGCATGCGAAGGGTGGAATATGGATGAAAATACACCTATTTTTTATAATAGAGTTTTACATATAAAAACTTTACATTCTCCTATTGATATATTAAAAAATATAACTGAGATAGAAAACCTTTTAGGAAGAAATCCTAAAAAAAAGAATTTATTAAAAAAATATGAAGACAGAGAAATAGATATAGATATTTTATTTTATGATCGTATCATAATTAAAAGTTTTATTTTAACTATACCACACCCTTTATTACATTTTCGTAGATTTATTTTAGAACCTATGTGCGAAATAGCCCCTAATAAATTTCATCCAATATTTCATTTAACTATATTAGAAATATTAGGTTTATGTATAGATCATTGCAAAATTAAAAAGTTAAAAAAATAA
- a CDS encoding rod shape-determining protein: MGIVDFMNNLFSQEIAIDLGTANTLIMHKNKVIVDLPSIIAIDIRTKKVLAVGEEAKQMQGKTHENIKIYKPLKDGVIADYQVAELMIREFIKKIPGINKKLFTPSLTMVICIPSGITEVEKRAVKDSAQHLNAKEVYLIEEPMAAAIGSGISVTKPEGNMIIDIGGGTTECGVIALGGIVCQKSIKIAGDVFTNDISYFLRTKYNLYIGERTAEKIKIDIGSVLENIENPPDDIHIQGRDLATGKPKEMNISYIETIPALDKSILRIEDAVMETLSRTPPELAADIYKTGIYMAGGGSLLRGLDKRISKKTGLPVYLVEDPLRAVVKGTGVALKNIDKFTFLMK; the protein is encoded by the coding sequence ATGGGCATAGTTGATTTTATGAATAATTTATTTTCTCAAGAAATAGCTATAGATCTAGGGACAGCCAATACTCTTATCATGCATAAGAATAAAGTAATAGTAGATCTACCTTCTATCATAGCTATAGATATAAGAACAAAAAAAGTATTGGCAGTAGGAGAAGAAGCTAAACAAATGCAAGGAAAAACTCATGAAAATATAAAAATATACAAACCATTAAAAGATGGAGTTATAGCAGATTACCAAGTAGCCGAACTTATGATTAGAGAATTTATAAAAAAAATTCCAGGAATAAATAAAAAATTATTTACACCTTCACTAACTATGGTAATTTGTATTCCATCTGGAATTACAGAAGTTGAAAAAAGGGCTGTTAAAGATTCTGCTCAACACCTTAATGCAAAAGAAGTTTATTTAATTGAAGAACCTATGGCTGCAGCTATTGGTTCTGGTATTTCTGTTACTAAACCTGAAGGTAATATGATTATAGATATAGGAGGAGGGACAACAGAATGTGGAGTCATAGCTTTAGGAGGTATTGTTTGTCAAAAATCCATAAAAATAGCTGGAGATGTTTTTACTAATGATATATCGTATTTTTTACGTACTAAATATAATTTGTATATAGGAGAAAGGACAGCCGAAAAGATTAAAATAGATATAGGTTCAGTTTTAGAAAATATAGAAAATCCACCTGATGATATTCATATACAAGGAAGAGATTTAGCTACAGGTAAACCTAAAGAAATGAATATTTCTTATATAGAAACAATTCCTGCTCTTGATAAATCTATTTTACGTATAGAAGATGCAGTTATGGAAACTTTATCTAGAACTCCTCCAGAACTTGCTGCTGATATTTACAAAACAGGGATATATATGGCTGGAGGTGGATCTCTTCTGAGAGGATTAGATAAAAGAATTTCTAAAAAAACGGGTCTTCCTGTTTATTTAGTAGAGGATCCTTTGAGAGCTGTGGTTAAAGGGACAGGAGTAGCTTTAAAAAATATTGATAAATTTACATTTTTAATGAAATAG
- the mrdA gene encoding penicillin-binding protein 2, which produces MKKLYVFYILLSSIGLIFIIRLFYIQIYTEKYILNAFNTSIKQEIIIPERGYIFDRKNNLLVFNKSIYELIVVPMHVDEHFNIVEFCNLLGIEKETFYKNLKKAKDYSKYLPSVFLSFISKEKFATIQEKLYKFKGFDWTKRSFRDYKVESAANIFGYIGEVTQEVIKKESNYYQMGDFIGWAGVEKSYEKILRGKKGVKYWIKDKNGSIIGSYNNKKNNIKAVSGNDISLTIDWELQNYAEKLMYHKKGGIVAINPKTGEILSLVSSPINNPNLFVGINRSKEFKKLIENRIDYPLLDRTTQARYPPASSFKLLTELVGLQMGVVNKNTTFICYKGFKYGKKKIHCHSGFHGYPIGLETAVAVSCNTYFAKVYKRVIEKYPKNLTKGVNEWCDIIKSFGFGNYFYNDLATGEKGIIPSGEYYNKKYGYTKWNALTIISNSIGQGEINVTPIQLANMTCAIANKGFFYTPHIVKYINHKPIENSNYNSAKYTKVKKKYFDLIIHGMEKVFVIGTGRNFKSSDIRMAGKTGTSQNFIKLNHKIIHLPDHSIFILFAPVENPKIAISVIIENGGFGSRWAGPIASLIAEKYIRNCVHRKNLEKKIMTSGLEEVYNYIAKMKKR; this is translated from the coding sequence TTGAAAAAGTTATACGTATTTTACATTCTACTAAGTTCTATAGGTTTAATTTTTATAATAAGATTGTTTTATATACAAATATATACTGAAAAATATATATTAAACGCATTTAATACTTCTATAAAACAAGAAATTATCATCCCTGAGAGGGGTTATATTTTTGATAGAAAAAATAATTTATTAGTTTTTAATAAATCTATTTATGAACTAATAGTTGTTCCTATGCATGTTGATGAACATTTTAATATCGTAGAATTTTGTAATTTATTGGGGATAGAAAAAGAAACATTTTATAAAAATTTAAAAAAAGCAAAAGATTATTCAAAGTATTTACCTTCTGTTTTTCTTTCTTTTATTTCAAAAGAAAAATTTGCTACTATACAGGAAAAACTTTATAAGTTTAAAGGTTTTGACTGGACAAAACGATCTTTTAGAGATTACAAAGTAGAAAGTGCAGCTAATATATTTGGATATATAGGTGAAGTAACTCAAGAAGTTATTAAAAAAGAATCCAATTATTATCAAATGGGAGATTTTATAGGTTGGGCTGGAGTAGAAAAATCTTATGAAAAAATATTGAGAGGTAAAAAAGGTGTTAAATATTGGATAAAAGATAAAAACGGAAGTATTATAGGAAGTTATAATAATAAAAAGAATAATATAAAAGCTGTTAGTGGAAATGATATTTCATTAACTATTGATTGGGAATTGCAAAATTATGCAGAAAAATTAATGTATCATAAAAAAGGAGGAATAGTAGCTATTAATCCTAAAACTGGAGAGATTCTCTCTCTTGTTTCTAGTCCAATAAACAATCCTAATTTATTTGTAGGAATTAATCGTTCTAAGGAATTCAAAAAATTAATTGAAAATAGAATAGATTATCCTTTATTAGATAGAACGACACAAGCACGTTATCCACCTGCTTCTTCTTTTAAATTATTAACGGAATTAGTTGGTCTTCAAATGGGAGTAGTAAATAAAAATACGACTTTTATATGTTATAAAGGATTCAAATACGGGAAAAAAAAGATTCACTGTCATTCTGGTTTTCATGGTTATCCAATAGGATTAGAAACGGCTGTTGCTGTTTCATGTAATACTTACTTTGCAAAAGTATATAAACGAGTGATTGAAAAATATCCAAAAAATTTAACAAAAGGAGTAAATGAATGGTGTGATATTATTAAAAGTTTTGGTTTTGGAAATTATTTTTATAATGATTTAGCAACAGGAGAGAAAGGAATTATTCCTTCTGGAGAATATTATAATAAAAAATATGGATATACAAAATGGAATGCTCTAACAATAATTTCAAATAGCATCGGACAAGGAGAGATTAATGTAACACCTATTCAATTAGCTAATATGACTTGCGCTATAGCTAATAAAGGTTTTTTTTATACTCCACATATTGTAAAATATATTAATCATAAACCTATCGAAAATTCTAATTATAATTCAGCAAAATATACAAAAGTAAAAAAAAAGTATTTTGATTTAATTATCCATGGAATGGAAAAGGTTTTTGTAATTGGAACTGGTAGAAATTTTAAATCTTCTGATATTAGAATGGCAGGAAAAACAGGAACTTCTCAAAATTTTATTAAGTTAAATCATAAAATAATTCATCTTCCAGACCATTCTATATTTATTTTGTTTGCTCCAGTAGAAAATCCTAAAATAGCTATTTCTGTAATTATAGAAAATGGAGGCTTTGGATCTCGTTGGGCTGGTCCTATAGCTAGTCTTATTGCTGAAAAATATATTAGAAATTGTGTACATAGAAAAAATCTGGAAAAAAAAATAATGACATCAGGTTTAGAAGAAGTTTATAATTATATAGCAAAAATGAAAAAAAGATAA